One genomic window of Acidovorax radicis includes the following:
- a CDS encoding ATP-binding protein has translation MFIDQPAMLKRSQLLTTLQTMRAGQHLKYLFLICVSLVALMTHAPSNAAGSAERALMLGRDISTQRLDDHSGNLTPDDVLSGRRTVPKWESMDSALNAGYLQHVVWLTFTAPAAMHPSDPLWLVGQPTYLDSVTLYQRDATANAWTAQRSGDYVPTSEKMSIRQHLFRLEPGKATLIRIETTSAMQFQASVFSSTQALAAHLASNERVMGLYFGAMMTLLLVTWAAAVIFRTHDIYALALLGTVSLLHVFNVRGYTNLWAPESWTVWASHSVGIGAFVLAATIAWQIREQLTRNTRYWCADRILFGLVVVNLLGTLSVPLGFYASVAWVNLASLVVADVFAVVFCLVALQRRQRVAQSALLLAAYVVHLLGGIPTTAFMMGITRWNIDITNLWQFQALVFTGMIACAVFVGMVQRYRQAKISNDHAIERLAHSEQVLEERIEQRTRELSNAQHLLKQALDSERELRQEQQQFFHMISHEFRTPLAVVDSAAAEQQSFPSSDLQAQTDRAKQIRRACRRLTSLVDSCLISERLDSAGFRLYAAPTGVAALLEHAAQLVHWSPRHQLRLFTEAAPAEWICDQALVRIALSNLVDNAVKYAAAGEIFIAAHKNDAGMLEISVADEGSGMSLEVMSRIFQRFERGDRTDQSKGFGLGLWVSRRVARLHGGDITVQSQRDHGARFTLTLAPQRVSTPSGL, from the coding sequence GTGTTCATCGACCAGCCAGCCATGCTCAAACGCTCACAATTACTCACAACATTGCAAACAATGCGCGCAGGCCAACACCTGAAATACCTGTTCTTGATTTGCGTGTCGCTCGTCGCGCTCATGACGCACGCCCCATCGAACGCAGCAGGGTCGGCAGAGCGCGCGCTCATGTTGGGACGCGATATCTCCACACAGAGACTGGACGACCACAGCGGAAATTTGACACCTGACGATGTTCTTTCGGGACGGCGAACCGTCCCGAAGTGGGAATCCATGGATTCAGCCTTGAATGCGGGCTACCTCCAACATGTGGTGTGGCTAACCTTCACCGCGCCGGCAGCAATGCACCCGAGCGACCCGCTCTGGCTGGTGGGACAACCGACCTACCTGGACTCCGTCACGCTCTACCAGCGTGATGCAACCGCCAACGCCTGGACGGCGCAACGCAGCGGCGACTACGTTCCCACCAGTGAAAAGATGTCCATCCGGCAACACCTGTTTCGTCTGGAGCCAGGAAAAGCTACTCTGATTCGCATCGAAACGACAAGTGCCATGCAGTTTCAGGCCAGCGTGTTTTCGAGCACACAAGCGCTGGCGGCGCATCTGGCATCCAACGAAAGGGTGATGGGGCTTTACTTTGGCGCAATGATGACCCTGCTCTTGGTCACCTGGGCTGCCGCAGTGATCTTCCGCACCCACGACATCTACGCCCTGGCACTGCTGGGCACGGTGAGCCTGCTGCACGTTTTTAATGTGCGTGGATACACGAACCTGTGGGCCCCGGAATCCTGGACGGTGTGGGCGAGCCATTCCGTCGGCATAGGCGCATTTGTCCTTGCCGCCACGATTGCCTGGCAGATACGCGAGCAATTGACGCGCAACACACGCTATTGGTGTGCAGACCGCATTCTGTTTGGGTTGGTGGTTGTCAATCTTTTGGGCACATTGAGCGTGCCATTGGGCTTTTACGCGTCAGTCGCTTGGGTCAACCTCGCGTCGCTGGTGGTCGCTGACGTATTCGCCGTGGTGTTCTGCCTCGTCGCATTGCAACGGCGCCAGCGTGTTGCTCAAAGTGCACTACTGCTGGCCGCTTATGTTGTTCACTTGCTGGGCGGCATACCGACCACCGCTTTCATGATGGGAATCACCCGCTGGAACATCGACATCACGAATCTGTGGCAATTCCAGGCCTTGGTCTTCACTGGCATGATTGCCTGTGCCGTCTTTGTCGGTATGGTGCAACGCTACCGCCAAGCCAAAATTTCAAACGATCACGCCATAGAGCGCTTGGCTCATTCAGAACAGGTTTTGGAAGAAAGGATCGAGCAACGCACGCGAGAACTCTCCAACGCCCAGCATTTGCTGAAACAGGCATTGGACAGCGAGCGGGAACTGCGTCAAGAGCAACAGCAGTTCTTCCACATGATCAGCCATGAATTCCGCACCCCCCTAGCGGTCGTGGACAGTGCCGCCGCAGAACAGCAGAGCTTCCCGTCTTCAGATCTGCAGGCGCAGACCGACCGGGCGAAACAAATCCGCCGTGCATGCCGCCGGCTGACGTCACTGGTAGACAGCTGCCTCATCAGTGAACGCCTCGATTCTGCGGGGTTCAGGCTGTATGCCGCCCCCACCGGTGTGGCGGCACTGCTGGAACATGCGGCACAACTGGTGCATTGGTCCCCCCGCCACCAGCTACGCCTGTTCACCGAGGCCGCTCCCGCCGAGTGGATCTGCGACCAGGCACTGGTGCGCATTGCGCTGTCCAACTTGGTGGACAACGCCGTGAAATACGCGGCAGCAGGCGAGATATTCATTGCGGCACACAAGAACGATGCGGGAATGCTGGAAATATCCGTCGCAGACGAAGGCTCCGGGATGTCGCTGGAGGTCATGAGCCGAATTTTTCAGCGGTTTGAACGCGGTGACCGCACCGATCAAAGCAAAGGGTTTGGACTGGGGCTGTGGGTCAGTCGCCGGGTGGCGCGGCTTCACGGAGGAGATATCACCGTGCAATCCCAGCGCGACCATGGTGCCCGCTTCACATTGACCCTGGCACCCCAACGCGTAAGCACCCCCAGCGGCTTATAG
- a CDS encoding response regulator transcription factor has product MPPEFIIAVVEDDADIRENVCRYLECSGFGAWGVESAENFYVRLLKDRADLVVVDIGLPGEDGLSLVARLAAQAVPTVLMTARADVGSRIAGLDAGALQYFVKPVDMQELTAGIRSQLRRMAPRTAHGDAVAPWRLDQAASRLVAPNQRVVDLTSRELELLGCLMVMPGALLTKQALTEAMGADEAEGGFHRIESQLTRLRRKTLETTGTALPVRAVFGKGLVFVA; this is encoded by the coding sequence ATGCCCCCTGAATTCATCATTGCCGTGGTCGAAGACGACGCAGACATTCGCGAAAACGTTTGCAGATATCTCGAGTGTTCCGGCTTTGGGGCATGGGGTGTGGAGTCGGCTGAGAATTTTTATGTTCGGTTGCTGAAGGATCGTGCGGATCTGGTGGTCGTCGATATTGGTCTGCCCGGTGAAGATGGGCTCAGTCTCGTGGCCCGCCTTGCCGCCCAGGCAGTCCCCACGGTGCTGATGACTGCAAGAGCAGATGTGGGCAGTCGAATCGCAGGGCTGGATGCTGGAGCGCTTCAATATTTCGTCAAGCCCGTGGATATGCAGGAGTTGACGGCAGGCATCCGCTCACAACTGCGCCGTATGGCGCCGCGTACAGCGCACGGGGATGCCGTTGCCCCCTGGCGCCTGGACCAGGCGGCGTCCCGGCTTGTCGCGCCCAATCAACGGGTTGTCGATCTGACCAGCCGTGAACTGGAACTGCTGGGCTGCCTCATGGTGATGCCGGGTGCGCTGCTCACCAAGCAGGCGCTCACGGAGGCCATGGGCGCTGACGAGGCGGAGGGCGGCTTTCATCGCATCGAGTCCCAACTGACCAGGTTGCGTCGCAAGACGCTGGAAACCACGGGCACCGCATTGCCGGTGCGTGCCGTGTTTGGGAAGGGGCTTGTGTTCGTTGCTTGA
- a CDS encoding IPTL-CTERM sorting domain-containing protein — MPPTGWTHRTYTRSAVLPASPPLPDPTTGITLGQLGLSGAAVGNGASAIVTMPVFNVPATNPGTLTAPRWGNNALKLNDQGAKLASSIEQVATMTVAEVDPVDNKVHVRFGMAPVLVDGGHGPTEQPYFYVEVRNLTKNKVMFYTYNYANQSGVPWQTAGSYRYTDWQGFDIAPGNGQLDVGDQVMLIIYASNCSPGAAAHEARVYMDAVGAFMPGLAITSTGPSTTKPADQVTYTYSYANNSGVIALGSKVRVAAPKTEDGLFTTFVPGSWPASCTGPHTGVAPRSDYLECEVGSSGLLNDGQSGSFNVTFTVPAGAATSGSNAVVNNGDYDVRSDTASPFIGPLVKTAIVPAATPTTDLGVTVTNGGSSSYAPADTPVYTVTVTNHSSSGVTGASVSQTLTGVTGGNWTCAVPAGSTASCGATSSGAGPIATNTADVPPGQSLVYTYTGGTLTGAGTPANTVLTVTPPAGTQDTQSANNTAGMNTSVGTLRNVTANSTGAGTGHILAVPSGLACGNAGAACGAAGTTQPVAQGDEVRLTPVAHAGSLFKSWTGCTSLSGNTCVITVGATDVTATAEFARAYIVTPTLLPGGTMTSSTPRQVEDGTSTVFSITPNAGKTTYVLPPASGTACTGVLDTSVSPNTYTVNPVSANCGFTVAFTFEETSSVVGGNGTISPLGVTGPLVPGANNTVYTLTPSAGYSAVVGGTCKGTQDIAANTYTVANATTDCTVIASFTNDPVTVTSSVTGGNGSVDTTGTINLARGGSRTYNFSPTAGFYPLVTGNCPGTLVGNVYTVSPVNANCAFSVSFTNQTVNISSSVTSGTGTITPSGSTTVAQGGGQTFTATPGGGNESVFGGTCTGLRTGNQFTASNALADCSVQVKFIAAANAITVTATVPGGNGTVTTPGQNGAGETVLAIGDTRVWTLTPATAGMVPSVVAGSTCTGTLSATAPYTYTMTNATAACAVAFAFAGAGGQVASIPTLSEWGLIILSALIGLGMIGMRRRQMI, encoded by the coding sequence ATGCCTCCCACTGGTTGGACGCACCGCACCTACACCCGCAGCGCGGTGTTGCCTGCCTCTCCGCCCCTGCCAGACCCCACCACCGGCATCACGCTGGGTCAGTTGGGACTGAGCGGTGCAGCCGTGGGGAATGGCGCCAGTGCCATCGTCACGATGCCTGTTTTCAACGTTCCAGCCACCAATCCGGGCACGCTGACGGCCCCTCGGTGGGGCAATAACGCACTCAAACTCAATGATCAAGGTGCCAAATTGGCATCGTCTATTGAACAGGTTGCTACCATGACCGTGGCGGAAGTGGATCCTGTGGACAACAAAGTTCACGTCCGCTTTGGTATGGCGCCGGTACTGGTGGACGGTGGACATGGTCCAACGGAGCAGCCTTACTTCTATGTTGAGGTGCGCAACCTCACCAAGAACAAGGTGATGTTCTACACCTACAACTACGCCAACCAGTCCGGCGTGCCTTGGCAGACCGCAGGCAGCTACCGCTATACCGATTGGCAGGGGTTTGATATCGCCCCTGGCAATGGCCAGTTGGATGTGGGTGATCAGGTCATGCTCATCATCTATGCCTCCAATTGCTCGCCGGGTGCCGCTGCTCATGAGGCGCGCGTGTATATGGATGCCGTGGGGGCTTTTATGCCAGGTCTTGCAATCACGTCCACTGGGCCATCGACGACCAAGCCAGCCGATCAGGTGACCTACACCTACAGCTATGCCAACAACAGCGGCGTGATTGCCCTGGGTTCCAAGGTGCGGGTGGCCGCTCCGAAGACGGAAGACGGCTTGTTTACAACCTTTGTTCCGGGCTCCTGGCCGGCTTCGTGCACTGGTCCGCACACTGGGGTCGCCCCGCGCTCAGACTACCTGGAGTGCGAGGTGGGTAGCAGCGGTTTGCTCAATGACGGCCAGAGTGGTAGCTTTAACGTGACGTTCACCGTACCTGCCGGTGCAGCCACATCGGGCTCCAATGCAGTTGTTAACAACGGGGACTACGATGTGCGTTCCGACACGGCCAGCCCGTTTATCGGCCCGCTGGTCAAGACGGCCATCGTGCCCGCAGCCACTCCGACCACAGACCTGGGTGTGACCGTAACGAACGGCGGCTCGTCTTCTTATGCACCAGCCGATACCCCGGTCTACACGGTGACGGTGACCAACCACAGCAGCTCGGGTGTCACGGGCGCCAGCGTCAGTCAGACGCTGACCGGTGTGACCGGTGGCAACTGGACTTGCGCCGTGCCTGCGGGCAGCACGGCAAGTTGTGGCGCCACCAGCAGTGGCGCTGGCCCCATCGCTACTAACACGGCCGATGTGCCCCCCGGTCAGAGCCTGGTCTACACCTATACGGGCGGCACGCTCACTGGCGCGGGTACCCCTGCCAATACGGTACTGACGGTGACTCCTCCAGCCGGTACGCAGGACACCCAGTCAGCGAATAACACCGCCGGCATGAACACATCCGTGGGCACGCTGCGTAACGTGACTGCTAACTCCACGGGAGCCGGTACGGGTCACATCCTGGCGGTGCCCAGCGGCTTGGCCTGCGGTAACGCGGGTGCCGCGTGTGGCGCTGCGGGTACCACTCAGCCGGTGGCGCAGGGCGATGAGGTGCGCCTGACGCCCGTGGCCCATGCTGGCTCGCTCTTCAAGAGCTGGACTGGTTGCACGTCTCTCAGCGGCAATACGTGCGTGATCACGGTCGGAGCCACGGACGTGACGGCCACGGCTGAATTCGCTCGCGCCTACATCGTCACGCCCACGCTGTTGCCCGGCGGCACGATGACATCGTCTACGCCACGTCAGGTGGAAGACGGTACCTCGACGGTCTTCAGCATCACCCCCAACGCGGGCAAGACGACTTATGTTCTGCCCCCAGCTTCTGGTACGGCCTGTACGGGTGTGCTGGATACGAGCGTTTCTCCCAACACCTACACCGTCAATCCGGTCAGCGCCAATTGTGGTTTCACGGTAGCGTTCACTTTTGAAGAGACTTCTTCGGTGGTTGGCGGCAATGGCACTATCAGCCCGCTGGGCGTGACGGGGCCACTGGTTCCTGGTGCCAACAATACCGTCTATACCCTCACGCCCAGCGCTGGCTACTCGGCCGTGGTGGGGGGTACCTGCAAGGGTACCCAGGACATTGCGGCCAACACGTATACGGTAGCCAACGCGACCACAGACTGCACGGTGATTGCCTCGTTCACTAACGACCCGGTGACGGTGACATCGTCCGTCACGGGCGGCAACGGCAGCGTGGACACCACAGGAACCATCAACCTGGCACGTGGCGGATCGCGCACCTACAACTTCTCGCCAACGGCGGGCTTCTATCCCCTGGTGACCGGCAACTGCCCGGGCACGCTGGTGGGCAATGTCTACACCGTGTCCCCGGTGAACGCCAACTGCGCTTTCAGCGTGTCGTTCACCAATCAGACCGTGAACATCAGCTCTTCAGTGACCAGCGGCACCGGCACCATCACTCCCAGTGGGTCCACGACTGTGGCACAGGGTGGCGGTCAGACCTTTACCGCAACACCTGGCGGAGGCAATGAGTCCGTGTTTGGCGGTACCTGCACCGGTTTGCGCACTGGTAACCAGTTCACCGCCAGCAACGCGCTGGCGGACTGCTCCGTTCAGGTGAAGTTCATCGCTGCAGCCAATGCCATCACGGTGACTGCGACGGTGCCGGGCGGCAATGGCACGGTGACCACCCCCGGCCAGAACGGCGCTGGAGAAACCGTATTGGCGATAGGTGACACGCGCGTCTGGACACTCACGCCTGCCACGGCTGGCATGGTTCCCAGTGTGGTGGCAGGGTCCACTTGCACGGGCACGCTGAGCGCCACGGCACCCTACACCTACACGATGACCAATGCGACGGCTGCATGTGCCGTGGCTTTTGCCTTTGCTGGCGCGGGGGGGCAAGTGGCTTCCATCCCCACTTTGAGTGAGTGGGGTCTCATCATCCTCTCTGCTTTGATCGGGCTGGGCATGATCGGCATGCGCCGTCGTCAGATGATTTGA
- a CDS encoding DUF3617 domain-containing protein, translated as MQYKYRQSVLALCLAVIVAHSAAHESAPTARQPAKAQPAAKKSPLPARKPGLWEVTVRSDDLVLKRAGQAPQRPLTVRQCTSPEAEPVMLTSIMPGQDDCHELNVWRRAQVAGYNINTVCYVHDNRLSAQMELLGDLQSSYHGTYNVKYPQTPFNNTGRMVFEGRWLGACSASQRPGDMVLPNGVTVNVVDDRKRAEHPGHSHSHSHSHSHSHSHEGHKH; from the coding sequence ATGCAGTACAAGTACAGACAAAGCGTTCTTGCGCTGTGCCTCGCGGTGATAGTTGCACACAGCGCCGCGCATGAATCAGCCCCCACCGCCAGGCAGCCAGCGAAGGCGCAGCCAGCCGCCAAAAAATCCCCATTGCCTGCACGCAAGCCTGGCTTGTGGGAGGTGACGGTGCGCAGCGACGATCTGGTTTTAAAGCGGGCGGGTCAGGCGCCGCAGCGGCCACTGACTGTCCGGCAATGCACCAGCCCCGAAGCAGAGCCGGTAATGTTGACATCCATCATGCCTGGCCAGGACGACTGCCATGAACTCAATGTCTGGCGGCGCGCCCAAGTGGCGGGTTACAACATCAACACTGTGTGCTACGTACACGACAACCGGTTGAGCGCGCAGATGGAGCTGCTGGGCGACTTGCAGTCCTCTTACCACGGCACGTATAACGTGAAGTACCCCCAGACGCCTTTTAACAACACGGGCCGCATGGTGTTTGAAGGCCGCTGGCTGGGCGCGTGTTCAGCCAGTCAACGCCCCGGCGATATGGTGTTGCCCAATGGCGTGACGGTGAACGTGGTGGATGACCGCAAGCGTGCGGAGCACCCTGGCCACAGCCACAGCCACAGCCACAGCCACAGCCACAGCCACAGCCACGAAGGACACAAGCACTGA
- a CDS encoding alpha/beta fold hydrolase — protein sequence MNHPFLLPRRSLLLAAAAAASLALAGCATQSPSLAEAPPIVFVHGNGDTAALWQTTVWRFESNGWPRERLHAIDVPYPLARDEDAKPQAGRTSAAEHMAYLKAEVDKVLKATSASQVVLVGNSRGGNAIRNYIDNGGGNKTVSHAILGGTPNHGVWATPGVREGNEFSGTGPFLTALNAPKNAAGDEVSGPVQWMTIRSDNNDKFAQPDGLWIGQKGTPTHVTAAGPELKGATNVVIPRIDHRETSYSPAAFEATYRFITGKAPARTNIATEKSVVLNGKVTGLGVDSADPKTGNFSNNLPLAGAQLEVYATDPATGTRTGNALLRKTVGADGQWGPLAVPTGSPIEFVITAPGYATTHIYRSGFPRSSNLIHLRAERIADADKSAESVATMNRPRGYLDPARDKMLLDDAPPAGVPAGAGAATAKVKPAGGLRSITAEFNGERVTGQTWPAAQGHVVMLEISQ from the coding sequence ATGAATCACCCATTCCTGTTGCCACGCCGGTCCCTCTTGCTGGCAGCCGCTGCGGCCGCCAGCCTGGCGCTGGCAGGCTGCGCCACCCAGAGCCCCAGCCTGGCCGAGGCGCCGCCCATCGTCTTTGTGCATGGCAATGGCGACACTGCCGCGCTGTGGCAGACCACCGTCTGGCGGTTCGAATCCAACGGCTGGCCCCGCGAGCGCCTGCACGCCATCGACGTGCCCTACCCCCTGGCGCGCGATGAGGACGCCAAGCCCCAGGCGGGCCGCACGTCTGCAGCAGAACACATGGCCTACCTCAAGGCCGAAGTGGACAAGGTGCTCAAGGCCACCAGCGCCAGCCAGGTGGTGCTGGTCGGCAACTCGCGCGGCGGCAATGCCATCCGCAACTACATTGACAACGGCGGCGGCAACAAGACGGTGAGCCACGCCATCCTGGGCGGCACGCCCAACCACGGCGTGTGGGCGACCCCTGGGGTGCGCGAAGGCAACGAGTTCTCGGGCACCGGCCCCTTCCTCACCGCCTTGAACGCCCCCAAAAATGCAGCGGGTGACGAAGTGAGCGGCCCCGTGCAGTGGATGACCATCCGCTCGGACAACAACGACAAGTTCGCCCAGCCCGACGGCCTGTGGATCGGCCAGAAAGGCACGCCCACCCACGTGACCGCAGCAGGCCCCGAACTCAAAGGCGCCACCAACGTAGTCATCCCGCGCATCGACCACCGCGAGACGTCGTACTCCCCCGCGGCGTTTGAAGCCACCTATCGCTTCATAACCGGCAAGGCACCAGCACGCACCAACATTGCGACCGAAAAATCCGTGGTACTGAACGGCAAGGTCACGGGCCTGGGCGTGGATTCTGCAGACCCCAAGACCGGCAACTTCAGCAACAACCTGCCCCTGGCGGGCGCGCAGCTGGAGGTGTATGCCACCGACCCCGCCACCGGCACCCGCACGGGCAATGCCCTGCTGCGCAAAACAGTGGGAGCGGATGGCCAATGGGGGCCACTGGCCGTCCCCACCGGCTCGCCCATCGAGTTTGTGATCACCGCCCCCGGCTACGCCACCACCCACATCTACCGCAGCGGCTTTCCGCGCAGCAGCAACCTCATCCACCTGCGCGCCGAGCGCATCGCCGACGCCGACAAAAGCGCCGAAAGCGTTGCGACAATGAACCGCCCACGCGGCTATCTGGACCCGGCGCGCGACAAGATGCTGCTGGATGATGCACCGCCAGCCGGCGTGCCTGCGGGCGCCGGTGCGGCCACCGCCAAAGTGAAGCCTGCTGGCGGGCTGCGATCAATCACGGCGGAATTCAATGGCGAGCGCGTCACCGGCCAAACGTGGCCTGCCGCACAAGGGCACGTAGTGATGCTAGAGATCAGCCAATAA
- a CDS encoding acyl-CoA dehydrogenase family protein, with protein sequence MDFDFSDDQEQLRDAVRKWVDKGYTFERRRAAVAAGGFDRAAWGELAELGLTALTVPEAHDGMGQGAIDAMVVAEELGRGIVLEPIAQAFMASSVLSHYAPADVQSAWLPRVASGEALVVLAQQERKARYRLDVCEAKAAPAQDGYALTAIKSVVAAGDKADAFIVPAQLDGKTALFLVERTATGVTTQGYVTQDGSRAAEVKFTNAPATLITTDGLAALELAVDTGIAATCAEAVGVMDKTVAITVEYMNQRKQFGVFIASFQALRHRVADMKMQLELARSMSYYASLKLGAPAAERRAAMARAKVQLGQSMRFVGQQAVQLHGGIGVTDEYIVSHYFKKLTQLEVTFGDTLHHLGEVSARMQDTAGVFA encoded by the coding sequence ATGGATTTCGATTTTTCTGACGACCAGGAACAACTGCGCGACGCCGTGCGCAAATGGGTGGACAAGGGCTACACCTTTGAGCGCCGCCGCGCCGCGGTGGCCGCTGGCGGTTTTGACCGCGCCGCCTGGGGCGAGCTGGCCGAGCTGGGCCTGACCGCCCTGACCGTGCCCGAGGCCCACGACGGCATGGGCCAGGGCGCCATCGACGCCATGGTGGTGGCCGAAGAACTGGGCCGCGGCATCGTGCTGGAGCCCATTGCCCAGGCCTTCATGGCCAGCAGCGTGCTGTCGCACTACGCCCCCGCCGACGTGCAATCGGCCTGGCTGCCCCGCGTGGCCAGTGGTGAAGCCCTGGTGGTACTGGCCCAGCAGGAGCGCAAGGCGCGATACCGCCTGGATGTTTGCGAGGCAAAAGCGGCCCCAGCGCAAGATGGATATGCACTGACAGCTATCAAAAGCGTAGTAGCTGCCGGCGATAAGGCCGATGCGTTCATCGTGCCTGCCCAACTGGACGGCAAGACCGCCCTCTTCCTGGTCGAGCGCACCGCCACTGGCGTGACCACCCAAGGCTACGTCACACAAGACGGCAGCCGCGCCGCCGAGGTGAAGTTCACCAACGCCCCCGCCACGCTCATCACCACCGATGGCCTGGCCGCGCTGGAACTGGCCGTGGACACCGGCATCGCCGCCACCTGCGCCGAGGCCGTGGGTGTGATGGACAAAACCGTGGCCATCACCGTCGAATACATGAACCAGCGCAAGCAGTTCGGTGTGTTCATCGCCAGCTTCCAGGCGCTGCGCCACCGCGTGGCGGACATGAAGATGCAGCTGGAGCTGGCCCGCTCGATGAGCTACTACGCCAGCCTCAAGCTCGGCGCCCCCGCCGCCGAACGCCGCGCCGCCATGGCCCGCGCCAAGGTGCAACTGGGCCAATCGATGCGCTTTGTGGGCCAACAGGCCGTGCAACTGCATGGCGGCATCGGCGTGACGGACGAGTACATCGTGAGCCACTACTTCAAGAAGCTCACGCAGCTGGAAGTGACCTTTGGCGACACGCTGCACCACCTGGGTGAAGTGTCGGCCCGCATGCAAGACACCGCGGGCGTGTTTGCCTGA
- a CDS encoding acyl-CoA dehydrogenase family protein — MDLAFTPEEQAFREEIRAWVHANLPKEISHKVHNALRLTRADMQGWAKILGQKGWLGFGWPKEFGGPGWTAVQKHLFEEECALAGAPRIIPFGPVMVAPVIMAFGNAEQQKRFLPGIASGEVWWSQGYSEPGSGSDLASVKTRAERVGDKYIVNGQKTWTTLGQHGDWMFNLVRTSTEGKPQTGISFLLLDMKSKGVTVRPIKLLDGECEVNEVFFDNVEVPAENLIGEENKGWTYAKHLLSHERTNIADVNRSKRELERLKRIAKTEGVWDDQRFRDQIALLEVDIVALEMLVLRVLSAEKSGKNSLDIAGLLKIKGSEIQQRYAELMMLAAGPFAMPFIEEAMEAGWQGDFPGGVTANAPLASTYFNLRKTTIYGGSNEVQRNIVAQTVLG; from the coding sequence ATGGATCTCGCATTCACCCCCGAAGAGCAGGCCTTCCGCGAAGAGATTCGCGCCTGGGTTCACGCCAATCTGCCCAAAGAAATCTCTCACAAGGTCCACAACGCCTTGCGCCTGACCCGCGCAGACATGCAGGGCTGGGCCAAGATTCTGGGTCAAAAAGGCTGGCTGGGTTTTGGCTGGCCCAAAGAGTTTGGCGGCCCCGGCTGGACGGCCGTGCAAAAGCACTTGTTTGAAGAAGAGTGCGCGCTGGCCGGTGCGCCGCGCATCATCCCCTTCGGCCCCGTGATGGTGGCGCCGGTGATCATGGCGTTTGGCAACGCCGAGCAGCAAAAACGCTTCTTGCCCGGCATCGCCAGCGGCGAGGTGTGGTGGAGCCAGGGCTACAGCGAACCGGGCTCGGGCTCGGACCTGGCCAGCGTCAAGACCCGTGCCGAGCGCGTGGGCGACAAGTACATCGTCAACGGCCAAAAGACCTGGACCACCCTGGGCCAGCATGGCGACTGGATGTTCAACCTCGTGCGCACCAGCACCGAGGGCAAGCCCCAGACCGGCATCTCCTTCTTGCTGCTGGACATGAAGTCCAAGGGCGTCACCGTGCGCCCCATCAAGCTGCTGGACGGCGAGTGCGAGGTGAACGAGGTGTTCTTCGACAACGTCGAGGTGCCTGCCGAGAACCTGATTGGCGAAGAGAACAAGGGCTGGACCTACGCCAAGCACCTGCTCAGCCACGAGCGCACCAACATCGCCGACGTGAACCGCAGCAAGCGCGAACTGGAACGCTTGAAGCGCATCGCCAAGACCGAAGGCGTGTGGGACGACCAACGCTTCCGCGACCAGATCGCGCTGCTAGAAGTGGACATCGTCGCCCTGGAAATGCTGGTGCTGCGCGTGCTGTCGGCCGAGAAGTCGGGCAAGAACTCGCTCGACATCGCGGGCCTGCTCAAGATCAAGGGCAGCGAGATCCAGCAGCGCTACGCCGAGCTGATGATGCTGGCCGCCGGCCCCTTTGCCATGCCCTTCATCGAAGAGGCCATGGAAGCTGGCTGGCAGGGCGATTTCCCTGGCGGTGTCACCGCCAATGCGCCGCTGGCATCGACCTACTTCAACCTGCGCAAGACCACCATCTACGGTGGCAGCAATGAAGTTCAACGCAACATCGTCGCGCAGACGGTTCTGGGCTAA
- a CDS encoding YceH family protein, which translates to MPFDPAIRPLTPHEARVLATLMEKARTVPDSYPMSLNGLLTGCNQKTSRDPVINLSDAEAQEALDSLKLLTLAFESSGNRTTRWEHNFQRGVGVPEQSAVLLGLLMLRGPQTAGELRINAERWYRFADISSVEAFLDELQERSAEKGGPLVVQLPRAPGAREQRWAHLMCGPVDTTASHAPAGSAGSNPSPALQARVDALEAEVASLRNTVQRLCAELGIPPEFSPMSPPGQE; encoded by the coding sequence GTGCCCTTCGACCCCGCCATCCGCCCCCTCACCCCCCACGAAGCCCGCGTGCTCGCCACGCTGATGGAAAAAGCCCGCACCGTGCCCGACAGCTACCCCATGTCGCTCAACGGCCTGCTAACCGGCTGCAACCAGAAGACCAGCCGCGACCCGGTGATAAACCTCAGCGACGCCGAGGCGCAAGAGGCGCTGGATTCGCTCAAGCTGCTGACCCTGGCGTTTGAAAGCAGCGGCAACCGCACCACGCGCTGGGAGCACAACTTTCAGCGTGGCGTGGGCGTGCCCGAGCAGTCGGCCGTGCTGCTGGGCCTCTTGATGCTGCGCGGCCCGCAGACGGCGGGCGAGTTGCGCATCAACGCCGAGCGCTGGTACCGGTTTGCGGACATTTCGTCGGTCGAAGCCTTTCTGGACGAGCTGCAGGAGCGCAGTGCCGAAAAGGGTGGCCCGCTGGTCGTGCAACTGCCCCGCGCGCCCGGCGCCCGCGAGCAGCGCTGGGCGCACTTGATGTGCGGGCCGGTAGACACCACTGCCAGCCATGCGCCCGCAGGCAGTGCGGGCTCCAACCCATCGCCCGCATTGCAGGCCCGCGTGGACGCCCTGGAGGCCGAAGTGGCGAGCCTGCGCAACACCGTGCAGCGGCTGTGCGCCGAGCTGGGCATTCCCCCTGAGTTCAGTCCAATGTCGCCACCCGGACAGGAGTAA